The DNA region TCGTCAGATCTGCTGTGTAGATTGTTGAACAGTTCGAGATCTGTGAATTTGAAAACGAAATTGTGATTCATCATCTTTGTGTTATGTTTGTTTCAGTATTCAATACAAACTCGAATCAAACGGTGATTCAGACTTACAATGAAACGATCTATAAGAACTGTAACGACGATGATGCATCAGATAGCGATGTGTTTGAATACGACGGCGGAAGCGATGTGTTCGGCGAAGTGATGACGATCGCTATACCTTTGACGATTGAAGGTTctaattattacttttcttaTCCTGGAGATGATTCAGTTCAATGTGAGAATGGTATGGCGTTTGAGATTGCCGTACAACATGGACTTGGTCTTCCACCTAGCCTAAATCAGCCGCCGCCGCCTCCTTACACTCCGCCGGCTTCTCCTTCTGACGCACAGTCGCCGACGACGGCGACGGCGACGACGAATCAGAAATCTGAGGGTTCTAATTTGCGGCAAATActggtttattattattatgctcTTCTTCTGTTCTTTGGGATCTTACTATTGTAGGTTCCCAAAACCCACGATTCTCTGAGTGAGTATGACTCGGAAAACAAACTCGTCCTTCTCTtctaaaacatttattcatatatttttcttttcttcttattGCTCAAACTTTATTTATTGAGTTAAAATGTTATTCACTTGGGAGGGAACAAGATATCTTATTATGACTTGACATCAcggataaataaattttattttttgatctAATTAGATTATAGAttatctcataatattctttaatgaaaaaaattgtacTGTGGTTAATCTTATGTGTCATGATGAgtgattaatattattgaaattcATTGAGTGATGTTCGAATTTTTGGGCAATCGCTGTGAAATTTGTATTGATGCGGTTGATATAATAGTCTTACATAATTGAGTTACTATCATAACTATTTTTGGTGAACTATTTAGTTAGAatcaaacttttaattattgtagTCGTTCGATGCGTataattcataatgttattattacgaTACTTTTTAAGGTTTTATCTAAAAATcggtataattaattaagaagttAATAGTTATCGAAGATTTACGAGCTTCATgactaataattattatttttttcttacctGAATATTTTTGTGGTGTTACATTACAAATGAGGAATATAATactaaaaatcaataataataataataataataataataataataataataataataataataaattcaagtTAAGTATCCTAAGTTATCAGGAATTTGAGTAAAAATAGAAGAtcacaaatattacaaatatttatgttttgcaattaataataataaaagttttattgTTACCTAACTTTTTGTTACCTAACTCTTCAACTATGATCCTAacatcaacaaaattatatttacttaaaaaaaatatatattgtaatattattcattcattcataaatatctcgttaggaaaaaaaaaatataaaaggttTCATATATCAACTTAAATTTAAGACGTTTTTGAGTGATTTAAATTCAGTTTTggcataataaaattaaatattttttgaaataaaacaaaattaaaaaaagtgtttaaacaaaaatataaatcattgaATTGAGTTGGCCTAACCTATTAATAATTGGGTCTCCTAAGTCCTAAGACAaggagatttttttttctgCTAGTCACGAGAATGTCATTtatgtaaatttgtaatttgtGTTGATTTTTAATTCtctatcttaaaaaaaatatataattcttcCTATATTAACCATTTGTCTTTGAGAGCATTTTCATCGTGGCagtattttatctttattagtactaactctataaaataaaattttgtattaatagttttaaataccgttaatttattatttatgtgacatttataaataaataaaatatttatgtcacTAATTTGACTATCAAATTTAACGAATTGATGGTTTTACTAATTTGACTatcaaatttaatgaattaatggTTTTACCTACCGAATTATAGAGAATCAAAAGTCAAAATTCTCAATTCGCTGAAATTCAGTACGTAAATTTGTGacatgaattttttatatttaaaaatggaacgtatataataatttaacgaACCGATAAGAcaacatgtttaaaaaaaaagggtCAAAAATCCCAATTAGTTCCAACAATGAACCTCAATttgataattcaattattttctctAGCAACTCTGagatattattcttaaaaaatcaaatcataaatgaaatattaatttatctcctTCATTTGttcctaaaattatttaatttattatttaaaatatttttatttaaaataaaaaatatattataacatttatataaatacattaaatacttttacaaaaaaaatgtgAACCTCTTCAAAATTACAATCACtcagtattttttaaataaattaggtttATTTCAATAAATCCAAACCATGCTAGGCATCTAATATTcctttgtatttttatttatttgttgtgTAAATGTAATTGTACAtgtaaaacacattttttttatttcttattctaTAATATTAGGTGACTTGTTTATAAAAGAATAGCTACTTAAAACCCATTAGATATTTAAGTGGTAAAAAttttgcaaaaataaataaatgtttaaggtTCCTATTCCTGCTAAATGTTTTAAGTGAAGATCATGTcaataaatttcttaaaatataaaatatagaaataaagactatttgtttagaaaaacaaaagaaaatgatatatataaatcgATAAATTAGTTGTTAATTTTCGGTTCATTTTTAACATCACAAATAAAGGAAGTAAAacctctttaaaatattattttaattagaattcATATAAATcacatttcaaacaaaaata from Impatiens glandulifera chromosome 5, dImpGla2.1, whole genome shotgun sequence includes:
- the LOC124938801 gene encoding cucumber peeling cupredoxin-like, which translates into the protein MASAFVVAIFALVTTAAAVTDGYTNHTVGGDAGWLFNSTTKKTSADYKSWAVNQTFNLGDYLIFNTNSNQTVIQTYNETIYKNCNDDDASDSDVFEYDGGSDVFGEVMTIAIPLTIEGSNYYFSYPGDDSVQCENGMAFEIAVQHGLGLPPSLNQPPPPPYTPPASPSDAQSPTTATATTNQKSEGSNLRQILVYYYYALLLFFGILLL